Within Candidatus Thermoplasmatota archaeon, the genomic segment ATACGCTCTATATGAGAGAACGTATCCATAGGCGAACCAGAGGTATCAACAATATTCCAATGCTCAGCAAGCAACAAAGCCTTCTTTCTCACCTTCAAAAGATCATCAAAGTTTTCAAACATCTCCTTTTCACTTCTATTCTTGACACGCTCCAACAAAACACTGGGTGGTGCATCAAGAAAAAACATGTAATCAGATGTTGGAACAAAGTTCTCAAAAAAAGTGTAAGCAGCCTTAGTAAGCCTAGATGGTAGGTAAGCAGTACCCATAAGATACCTAACCATAATCAAAGTATCGCATCCTTTTTTGTGGTAATATTTTTTTATAGAGCGAAGAACATCAAACATATAAAAAACAGATGCGAAAAACTTGTCGATTTTAGTATGACCCATAAGAGCTTTTTTTGCTTTCCTACCAAAAAAATTATCTAACTCAGGATGAGAGCGGATAACAACCTTCTCACCTTTCTCCTCATATCGTTTTTTAATAAGTTTTGCATGTGTATCCTTACCAACCGCATCTAAACCATCTATTATTATCAGACGCATACTCTTTCTCACATTACTAAAAATGCCCAATACAATAACGAAGCAGTAAATGGTACAGAGATGTTATCCAAACCCTTTGGTGTGATACCCTCAACCAACGTTGCAATTAATGCAATAAACGGTAGAACCAACAACCTCTGGGTTGTGATATCTACACCGAAATAAACCAGGGCCACTATCATCATTATAAGTGTAAAAACAAACATGAAAAAAGAGCCTAGATAGCTTTTTTCGTCACCAACAACCTTGTATTTACGTTTACCAAAAGTTGTACCAAGAAGGGACGCAAAACCGTCACCAAAAGACATAGCAAATATACCGATAGCTATGATCTCCATGTGATCAAAGAAAACATATGCCATAATAGTCCAGGCTATAGCATAATAAACCAGCCCCATGCTATGACCAGCCGCAGAGGTTTTCCCACGAATTGATTTAATAGGCGAATAAGGGCTCATAAGGAAAGTGAAAAGAATAAATGGGCCAGCTGCTAGAAAAGCCATGATCT encodes:
- a CDS encoding thymidylate kinase, coding for MRLIIIDGLDAVGKDTHAKLIKKRYEEKGEKVVIRSHPELDNFFGRKAKKALMGHTKIDKFFASVFYMFDVLRSIKKYYHKKGCDTLIMVRYLMGTAYLPSRLTKAAYTFFENFVPTSDYMFFLDAPPSVLLERVKNRSEKEMFENFDDLLKVRKKALLLAEHWNIVDTSGSPMDTFSHIERMLDRLDRRK
- a CDS encoding SEC59/DGK1/VTE5 family protein produces the protein MMNDIFGLILVYTYVVLLLIITEKVLHKYPMMSRKILHILTGNIAFILPLFQTREIMAFLAAGPFILFTFLMSPYSPIKSIRGKTSAAGHSMGLVYYAIAWTIMAYVFFDHMEIIAIGIFAMSFGDGFASLLGTTFGKRKYKVVGDEKSYLGSFFMFVFTLIMMIVALVYFGVDITTQRLLVLPFIALIATLVEGITPKGLDNISVPFTASLLYWAFLVM